The Hymenobacter sp. DG01 genome has a segment encoding these proteins:
- a CDS encoding DUF421 domain-containing protein, with protein sequence MKPEDFHLFEPLRFFLGDVPWSFLLETLLRGLFLYGLLLLSMRLMGKRMGAQLSRNEMAALVSLAAAIGVPIQAPDRGLVPPLIIAAIIVLGQRFIAARTLKSKKFEEITQDDIAIMVEDGCLNLDKMEEVVLPQERLFAKLRSESISQLGQVKRLYMEANGDFTLLLQEPARPGLTLIPDWDEEYIQEQQRSPDTFACLRCGQLEHGPQEPAHACPRCQHHRWTTAVTAG encoded by the coding sequence ATGAAACCCGAGGACTTTCACTTGTTTGAGCCGCTCCGTTTCTTTCTGGGCGACGTGCCGTGGAGCTTTCTGCTGGAAACCCTGCTGCGGGGCCTTTTTCTCTACGGTTTGCTGCTGCTTTCTATGCGCCTGATGGGCAAGCGCATGGGCGCCCAGCTCAGCCGCAACGAAATGGCGGCCCTCGTGTCGTTGGCCGCCGCCATTGGCGTACCCATTCAGGCGCCCGACCGGGGCTTGGTGCCGCCCCTGATTATTGCGGCCATTATCGTGCTGGGCCAGCGCTTCATTGCCGCCCGCACCCTCAAAAGCAAAAAGTTTGAGGAAATAACCCAGGATGACATTGCCATTATGGTGGAAGATGGCTGCCTGAACCTGGATAAGATGGAGGAAGTAGTGCTGCCCCAGGAGCGCCTGTTTGCCAAGCTCCGCTCCGAAAGCATCAGCCAGCTTGGCCAGGTAAAACGCCTTTATATGGAGGCCAACGGCGACTTCACCCTGCTGCTCCAAGAGCCCGCCCGCCCCGGCCTGACGCTTATTCCAGACTGGGATGAGGAGTATATTCAGGAGCAGCAAAGAAGCCCGGATACCTTCGCCTGCCTGCGCTGCGGCCAGCTGGAGCACGGCCCCCAGGAGCCGGCCCACGCCTGCCCCCGCTGCCAGCACCACCGCTGGACTACCGCAGTTACTGCCGGCTAA
- a CDS encoding DUF421 domain-containing protein, whose amino-acid sequence MKKEDIHLGDWKRILFGDAPAEFALEVVVRTLIIYFIFLLVMRLMGKRMNAQLTITELAVMVTLGAITAVPMQIPNRGLLPAVVLLVVVLFLQRGLNWWALRRRKAELVLQGDVTILAKDGVLQMDKLRAERVSHEQLYAQLRDKKITHLGEVKRVYMEADGLFSIYKRDKPGPGLSVLPGQDEKLLEAQQKVPDQKACNYCGYLATAADHAGGHCPNCGHAEWVPAVQ is encoded by the coding sequence ATGAAGAAAGAAGACATCCACCTCGGCGACTGGAAACGCATCCTGTTTGGCGACGCGCCGGCTGAATTTGCCCTGGAGGTGGTAGTGCGCACCCTCATTATCTACTTCATTTTTCTGCTGGTGATGCGCCTGATGGGCAAGCGCATGAACGCCCAGCTCACCATTACCGAGCTGGCCGTGATGGTAACCCTGGGTGCCATTACGGCCGTGCCCATGCAGATTCCGAACCGGGGCCTGCTGCCGGCCGTGGTGCTGCTGGTGGTAGTGCTGTTTCTGCAGCGGGGCCTGAACTGGTGGGCCCTACGGAGGCGTAAGGCCGAGCTGGTGCTGCAGGGCGACGTAACTATTCTGGCCAAAGACGGGGTGCTGCAGATGGATAAGCTCCGGGCCGAGCGGGTGTCGCATGAGCAGCTCTACGCCCAGCTGCGCGACAAGAAAATCACTCACCTCGGGGAGGTGAAACGGGTGTACATGGAGGCCGATGGGCTGTTCAGCATTTACAAGCGCGACAAGCCCGGGCCGGGCCTTTCGGTGCTGCCCGGGCAGGATGAAAAGCTCCTTGAGGCCCAGCAAAAAGTACCCGACCAGAAAGCCTGTAACTACTGCGGCTACTTGGCTACCGCTGCCGACCATGCCGGCGGCCACTGCCCCAACTGCGGCCACGCCGAGTGGGTGCCGGCCGTGCAATAA
- a CDS encoding YfcC family protein: MKTIRFPHPLVLLVGFILLACLLSYVLPAGVFDRHTDAATGREVVVAGSYHRVAPTPVSPLQALVDIPKGLVDAASVIFLVFLAGGAFTVVDLTGALRRGVDWLLEKFQGREALVIPIISVLFATMGALENMQEEIVPLVPVLLILMRRIGYPTVTAAAVSIGSAAVGAAFSPLNPFQVGIAQKLAQLPLLSGGGFRLVFLVLALAIWIAGTVRYALRHRLPPATAETADPGALAPGRNHGVVLALLFGGFAFFAYGVLELGWEFEQMAALFFTLGVVAGLVGGLGLTGTAEGFIAGFRDIAFSALLIGFARAIFVVLEQGQIVDTIVNSMSAPLAGLPAWTAALGMMGVHTALHLPVPSVSGQAVLTMPLLVPLSDLIGLSRQVTVLAYQYGAGLCELITPTNGALMAIVAACGVRFDEWWKFVFPLYLLLLALAVVAVVVGIAVGI; encoded by the coding sequence ATGAAAACGATTCGCTTTCCGCATCCGCTGGTGTTGCTGGTGGGGTTTATTTTGCTGGCCTGCCTGCTGAGCTATGTGCTGCCAGCCGGAGTTTTTGACCGCCACACCGATGCTGCTACGGGCCGTGAGGTAGTGGTAGCCGGCTCCTATCACCGCGTGGCCCCTACCCCCGTCAGCCCTCTGCAAGCCCTGGTAGATATTCCGAAAGGACTGGTAGATGCGGCCTCCGTGATTTTCCTGGTGTTTCTGGCCGGCGGGGCCTTTACCGTGGTGGACCTAACCGGGGCCCTGCGCCGGGGCGTTGACTGGCTGCTGGAGAAGTTTCAGGGCCGCGAAGCTCTCGTTATTCCCATTATATCGGTGCTGTTTGCCACCATGGGCGCCCTGGAAAACATGCAGGAGGAAATTGTGCCCCTGGTGCCAGTGCTCCTGATTCTGATGCGCCGCATCGGCTACCCCACCGTTACGGCCGCGGCCGTCAGTATCGGCTCGGCGGCGGTGGGCGCGGCATTTAGCCCCCTCAATCCGTTTCAGGTAGGCATTGCCCAGAAGCTGGCCCAATTGCCCCTGCTCTCAGGTGGAGGCTTCCGGTTGGTATTTCTCGTGCTAGCCTTGGCTATCTGGATAGCCGGCACCGTGCGCTACGCTCTGCGTCATCGCCTACCCCCCGCCACCGCCGAAACCGCCGACCCCGGCGCACTGGCCCCAGGCCGTAACCACGGGGTAGTACTGGCCCTGCTGTTCGGCGGGTTTGCCTTCTTTGCCTACGGAGTGCTGGAGCTGGGCTGGGAGTTTGAGCAGATGGCAGCTTTGTTCTTCACCCTGGGGGTAGTAGCTGGGCTGGTGGGCGGCCTGGGCCTCACGGGCACCGCCGAGGGTTTCATTGCCGGCTTCCGCGACATTGCTTTTTCGGCCCTGCTCATTGGGTTTGCCCGTGCCATTTTCGTGGTGCTGGAGCAAGGTCAGATTGTGGATACCATTGTCAACAGCATGTCGGCGCCGCTGGCCGGGCTACCCGCTTGGACGGCCGCCCTGGGCATGATGGGCGTACACACGGCCCTGCACCTGCCCGTGCCCAGCGTGAGCGGGCAGGCTGTATTGACCATGCCCCTACTGGTGCCCCTCTCCGACCTGATTGGGCTTTCTCGCCAGGTAACGGTGCTGGCTTACCAGTACGGAGCCGGCCTCTGCGAGCTGATAACGCCCACTAACGGCGCCCTCATGGCCATTGTGGCAGCCTGCGGAGTGCGTTTTGATGAGTGGTGGAAATTCGTTTTTCCCCTATACCTGCTCTTGCTGGCCTTGGCGGTGGTAGCCGTGGTAGTGGGTATTGCGGTGGGGATTTAG
- a CDS encoding glycosyltransferase family 39 protein, whose product MKPSRQLPLLLFLLKALSSYLLASRAYELHRDEYLYINYGRHLAWGYLEVPPLTALQSWLTLALGGGWFWVKFWPILWGSLTVYLVGRAVQRLGGGAWAVLAAGLCYMVSAYARLNFLFQPNSFEVFAFTLACYLLICYQQEARPRYLYALGVGLGLALLNKYSALFFIAALGVGLLLTPARRVLATSAFWLSAALGLALWLPNLLWQLRHGIPFLHHMQLLHDTQLVNVSVPDFWKDQLVTCLPALWLWVPGLLALLLSQALRPYRVVGLIYCGGLLILTVLHGKSYYALGYYPILFAAGAVWWETQLSRWPRTGRVVKPLLLLLPLLMSVPVYPLLFTLDPPARMLEVGKRFRHMGVLRWEDGQDHPLPQDYADMLGWQEMADKTWRAYQALPAATRAQTLILTANYGQAGAINYFNRHRAMPAAHSFNGSYLFWFPEPRARNWQHIMIVDDEPDEALSVHFQQFGRAGEVVNPYAREKGTLITVGSGPDEAILQQINREHREALAQWGRF is encoded by the coding sequence ATGAAACCTTCCCGGCAGCTGCCCCTGCTACTCTTCCTGCTGAAAGCCCTCAGCAGCTACCTCCTGGCCAGCCGCGCCTACGAGCTGCACCGCGACGAGTATCTCTACATCAACTACGGCCGGCACCTGGCCTGGGGCTACCTGGAAGTGCCGCCCCTGACGGCCCTGCAAAGCTGGCTGACGCTGGCATTGGGCGGGGGCTGGTTCTGGGTGAAGTTCTGGCCCATCCTGTGGGGTAGCCTCACGGTGTATCTGGTGGGGCGAGCGGTGCAGCGGCTTGGAGGAGGGGCGTGGGCAGTATTGGCGGCCGGCCTCTGCTATATGGTCAGTGCCTATGCCCGGCTCAATTTTCTGTTTCAGCCCAACTCCTTCGAAGTCTTTGCCTTCACCCTGGCCTGCTACCTCCTGATTTGCTACCAGCAGGAGGCCCGGCCGCGTTACCTGTATGCCTTAGGGGTAGGGTTGGGGCTGGCCTTGCTGAACAAATATTCGGCCCTGTTCTTTATTGCGGCGCTGGGGGTAGGGCTGCTGCTGACGCCCGCGCGGCGGGTGCTGGCTACCAGCGCCTTCTGGCTAAGCGCCGCCCTAGGCCTGGCCCTGTGGCTGCCCAACCTACTCTGGCAGCTGCGCCACGGCATCCCGTTTCTGCACCACATGCAGCTCCTACACGATACTCAGCTGGTGAACGTATCGGTGCCTGATTTCTGGAAGGACCAACTGGTGACATGTCTGCCGGCCCTGTGGCTGTGGGTGCCCGGTCTGCTAGCGTTGCTGCTCAGCCAGGCCTTGCGGCCCTACCGGGTGGTAGGCCTGATTTACTGCGGAGGCCTGTTGATTCTGACGGTGCTGCACGGCAAAAGCTACTACGCCTTGGGCTACTATCCCATTCTGTTTGCGGCTGGGGCAGTATGGTGGGAAACGCAGCTAAGCCGCTGGCCCCGCACGGGCCGGGTAGTAAAACCGCTTCTGCTGCTGTTGCCTTTGCTGATGAGCGTGCCGGTGTACCCGTTGCTGTTCACCCTTGACCCCCCGGCCCGCATGCTAGAGGTAGGCAAGCGCTTTCGCCACATGGGCGTGCTGCGCTGGGAAGACGGCCAGGACCACCCGCTCCCCCAGGACTACGCCGATATGCTGGGCTGGCAGGAAATGGCCGATAAAACCTGGCGGGCCTACCAGGCTCTGCCCGCCGCCACCCGCGCCCAAACCCTCATCCTGACGGCCAACTACGGACAGGCCGGGGCTATCAACTACTTCAACCGCCACCGCGCTATGCCCGCCGCCCACAGCTTCAATGGCAGCTACCTGTTCTGGTTTCCGGAGCCTAGGGCGCGAAACTGGCAGCATATCATGATAGTGGACGATGAGCCGGACGAAGCCCTGTCCGTTCATTTCCAGCAGTTTGGGCGTGCAGGGGAGGTAGTAAACCCCTACGCCCGCGAAAAAGGCACCCTCATCACCGTCGGCTCCGGCCCCGATGAGGCCATTCTGCAGCAGATAAACCGGGAGCACCGTGAGGCGCTGGCGCAGTGGGGACGGTTCTGA
- a CDS encoding M28 family peptidase: MKQLPLLLAAGILLTAPASAQTAAPVPKPVAKALAKVKPEDIKAHIQYLADDRLLGRKPGTPGYQMAVDYVTEQLKRFGVEPAGEDGGFTQRVRLRRATTKPGATITYQPNGGSLPLAPTELHLYPHPEQPSSRLAPTELAFAGYGISAPDQGYDDYQGLDVKGKVVVIVRGAPRSFPSTVASASQDQTLLVQTAARHGAVGVLFASARPAPAAATAARPITTTSVLGADGKVAAARGFISGSGVGMTGTLSAAGLQALLLNSASDTAKVMSSLRQGQPAPVALRGTLGASWESGYQDFESYNVVGKITGSDATLRQEFVVHSAHLDHLGVGAPVKGDSIYNGAHDNASGVASVLEIARLYSNLKQKPKRSVLLVLQTGEELGLLGSAYFAARPTVPKTALVADVNTDMPTIIAPLLSVVPLGAAHSTLAQPVAEAARYLNLTVEEDPEPDQNRFIRSDQYSFVAQGIPALHIKYGNRTPDGKNNLSEQVQKWRALTYHKPQDDINGTFDFEAGKKYVQLNFLIGYLVAQNPQRPTWNPGDFFGRRFAQPQ; the protein is encoded by the coding sequence ATGAAACAACTGCCCCTGCTGCTGGCCGCTGGTATCCTGCTTACCGCCCCGGCTTCTGCCCAAACTGCCGCCCCGGTGCCCAAACCGGTAGCCAAAGCCCTGGCCAAAGTCAAACCCGAGGATATTAAGGCCCATATTCAGTACCTGGCCGATGACCGGTTGCTGGGCCGCAAGCCCGGCACCCCCGGCTACCAGATGGCCGTTGATTATGTAACGGAACAGCTCAAGCGCTTCGGCGTGGAGCCGGCCGGCGAAGACGGGGGCTTTACCCAGCGGGTACGGCTGCGGCGCGCTACTACCAAGCCCGGTGCTACCATCACGTATCAGCCTAACGGCGGCAGCCTACCCCTGGCCCCGACCGAGCTGCACCTCTATCCCCACCCCGAGCAGCCCAGTTCCCGCCTCGCGCCCACGGAGCTGGCCTTCGCCGGCTACGGCATCTCGGCCCCCGACCAAGGCTACGACGACTACCAGGGCCTCGATGTGAAAGGCAAAGTAGTAGTGATTGTGCGCGGTGCCCCTCGCAGCTTCCCCAGCACCGTAGCTTCGGCTAGCCAGGACCAGACCCTGCTAGTACAAACGGCCGCCCGCCACGGCGCTGTGGGAGTACTGTTCGCCAGCGCCCGGCCAGCTCCGGCGGCGGCAACGGCGGCCCGGCCCATTACCACTACCAGCGTATTGGGGGCTGATGGCAAGGTGGCTGCCGCCCGAGGGTTTATCAGTGGCTCGGGGGTAGGGATGACGGGTACATTGTCGGCAGCCGGGCTGCAGGCCTTGCTGCTGAACTCGGCCTCCGATACGGCCAAAGTCATGAGCAGCCTCCGCCAGGGGCAGCCAGCGCCGGTGGCCCTGCGCGGCACCCTGGGCGCCAGCTGGGAATCGGGCTACCAGGACTTTGAGAGCTACAACGTGGTAGGCAAGATTACCGGCTCCGATGCTACCCTGCGCCAGGAGTTTGTAGTCCATTCGGCTCACCTCGACCACCTGGGGGTAGGCGCGCCGGTAAAGGGCGACTCTATTTACAACGGCGCCCACGACAATGCCTCCGGGGTAGCCTCGGTGCTGGAAATTGCTCGCCTGTACTCCAACCTCAAGCAAAAGCCCAAGCGCAGCGTGCTGCTGGTGCTCCAGACTGGTGAGGAGCTGGGGCTGCTGGGCTCGGCCTATTTCGCAGCCCGGCCCACGGTGCCCAAAACCGCGCTGGTAGCCGACGTGAACACCGATATGCCCACTATTATCGCACCCTTGCTATCGGTAGTGCCGCTGGGCGCCGCCCACTCCACGCTGGCCCAGCCCGTGGCCGAGGCCGCTCGTTACCTGAACCTGACGGTAGAGGAAGACCCCGAGCCCGACCAGAACCGCTTTATCCGCTCCGACCAGTACAGCTTTGTGGCCCAGGGTATTCCGGCCTTGCACATCAAGTACGGCAACCGCACCCCCGATGGCAAAAACAACCTCAGCGAGCAGGTGCAGAAGTGGCGGGCCCTCACCTACCACAAACCCCAGGACGACATCAACGGTACCTTCGATTTTGAAGCCGGCAAGAAGTACGTGCAGCTGAACTTCCTCATCGGTTACCTGGTAGCCCAGAACCCCCAGCGCCCCACCTGGAACCCCGGCGACTTTTTCGGCCGGCGGTTCGCGCAGCCGCAGTAA
- a CDS encoding PAS domain-containing protein, which translates to MPVPAFPVDYQKLFHSLPDNFLLIAPDEAATIVDNTNSHVGVSLKSREEAVGKPFFEAYPSSDEESAATIRESHEHVRRHHQPHTMPLIRYDLERPLEQGGGLEERYWEATHYPILDENGKLEFILQRTQDVTERYHAELRHQQAQRELAEQQERTRFILESLPVMVWTNLPSGEADYFNPRWLDFTGHSLAECIGQGWVASVHPDDVANTTRLWNQAREQSTELQMEYRLRRHDGQYRWVLVRAVPRQNEAGEVTMWVGCGTDIHDQKLMVQELLEQNEQQALLSDQAYQAYQEVHRQRETFYDLFMQTPALICILRGPEHRFEFVNPPYQRLFPNRQLVGQTVSEALPEVIEQGFLDLLNNVYETGQTFVGNEVQIDLDHEGSGQMKRSYLNFTYQLFEEQGQKAGITVFAYDVTGLVQARQALENAGR; encoded by the coding sequence ATGCCTGTTCCCGCCTTTCCGGTTGATTACCAAAAGCTTTTCCACTCCCTACCCGACAACTTTCTGTTGATTGCGCCGGACGAGGCCGCTACCATCGTGGACAATACCAACAGCCACGTAGGTGTCTCGCTGAAAAGCCGGGAAGAAGCCGTGGGCAAGCCCTTCTTTGAGGCCTACCCCTCCTCCGATGAGGAATCGGCGGCTACCATCCGCGAATCGCATGAGCATGTGCGCCGCCACCACCAGCCCCACACCATGCCCCTGATTCGCTACGACCTGGAGCGGCCTCTGGAGCAGGGCGGCGGCCTGGAGGAACGCTATTGGGAAGCCACCCACTATCCTATTCTGGATGAAAACGGGAAGCTGGAGTTTATTCTGCAACGCACCCAGGACGTAACGGAGCGTTACCACGCCGAACTGCGCCACCAGCAGGCCCAGCGCGAGCTGGCCGAACAGCAAGAGCGTACCCGCTTTATTCTGGAGTCCTTGCCCGTGATGGTATGGACCAACCTGCCCAGCGGCGAGGCCGACTACTTCAACCCGCGCTGGCTGGACTTTACTGGGCATTCCCTGGCCGAATGCATTGGTCAGGGCTGGGTAGCTAGTGTTCATCCCGACGATGTAGCCAACACCACTCGCCTCTGGAACCAGGCTCGTGAACAGAGCACTGAGCTGCAGATGGAATACCGCCTGCGTCGCCACGACGGGCAGTACCGGTGGGTGCTCGTTAGGGCCGTACCACGCCAGAATGAGGCCGGCGAGGTTACTATGTGGGTAGGCTGCGGCACCGACATCCATGACCAGAAGCTGATGGTACAGGAGCTGCTGGAGCAGAACGAGCAGCAGGCCCTGCTCTCAGACCAGGCATACCAGGCGTATCAGGAAGTGCACCGCCAGCGCGAGACGTTTTACGACTTGTTTATGCAGACGCCGGCGCTCATCTGCATTCTGCGTGGCCCCGAGCACCGCTTCGAGTTTGTGAATCCGCCCTACCAGCGCCTGTTCCCCAACCGCCAGCTGGTGGGTCAAACCGTATCCGAAGCTCTTCCGGAGGTTATTGAGCAGGGCTTCCTGGATTTGCTGAACAACGTGTACGAGACGGGCCAAACCTTTGTAGGCAACGAAGTGCAGATTGACCTCGACCATGAGGGTAGCGGACAAATGAAGCGCAGCTACCTCAACTTCACATATCAGCTCTTCGAAGAGCAAGGCCAGAAAGCGGGTATTACGGTGTTTGCTTACGATGTCACGGGCTTGGTGCAGGCCCGACAGGCGCTGGAAAACGCCGGCCGCTAA
- a CDS encoding GNAT family N-acetyltransferase, translating to MPQPLPPLAPYPMTLTWTLKPFTDLTLSELYALLQLRSEVFVVEQTCAFQDIDGQDQAAFHLLGHTESGELAAYTRLFGAGVSYPEASIGRVVVSPKYRRYSLGRVLLQESIAAVATLFGEQPIQIGAQLYLKEFYESFGFRQVGEGYLEDGIPHIHMIRS from the coding sequence TTGCCCCAACCTTTACCCCCTTTGGCTCCCTACCCCATGACCCTGACCTGGACCCTCAAACCCTTCACCGACCTTACCCTCTCCGAGCTGTACGCCCTGCTGCAGCTGCGCTCCGAAGTATTCGTAGTGGAGCAAACCTGCGCTTTTCAGGACATCGACGGGCAGGACCAGGCTGCCTTTCACCTCCTGGGCCACACGGAAAGCGGCGAGCTGGCCGCTTACACCCGTCTTTTCGGGGCGGGCGTCAGCTACCCCGAGGCCAGCATCGGGCGGGTAGTCGTGTCGCCGAAATACCGGCGCTACAGCCTGGGCCGCGTGCTGCTGCAGGAGTCCATTGCGGCGGTGGCAACCCTGTTCGGTGAGCAGCCCATTCAGATTGGGGCCCAACTCTACCTAAAGGAGTTTTATGAAAGCTTCGGATTCCGACAAGTGGGCGAAGGCTACCTCGAAGACGGCATCCCGCACATCCATATGATTCGCTCCTGA
- a CDS encoding aldo/keto reductase, which translates to MDYIRLGATGLKVSRICLGTMTYGTPTERWPWALNEEQSRPFIQQALELGINFFDTADVYSNGASEEVVGRALRDFAKRDEVVLATKVYNPMGPGPNQRGLSRKHIMSAIDASLKRLGTDYVDLYQIHRWDYDTPIEETLEALHDVVKAGKARYIGASSMYAWQFAQALYLADKHNWTRFVSMQPHYNLVYREEEREMLPLCQDQNIGVIPWSPLARGLLTGGRTKERNETERAKTDAFGKSLYGRDDDFAVADRVTEIAQERGLPNAQIALAWMLSKSVITAPIVGASKPGHLQDAVAAVSVTLSEEEIKRLEEPYQPHPVLGFS; encoded by the coding sequence ATGGACTATATCCGCTTGGGGGCCACGGGCCTCAAGGTTTCCCGCATCTGCCTGGGCACCATGACCTACGGCACGCCCACTGAGCGTTGGCCCTGGGCCCTGAACGAGGAGCAGAGCCGCCCCTTCATTCAGCAGGCTCTGGAGCTGGGCATCAACTTCTTCGATACCGCCGATGTGTACTCCAACGGAGCTAGCGAGGAGGTAGTAGGCCGGGCCCTGCGCGACTTTGCCAAGCGCGACGAGGTAGTACTGGCCACCAAAGTGTACAACCCCATGGGCCCCGGCCCCAACCAGCGGGGCCTCTCGCGCAAGCACATCATGAGTGCCATTGATGCCAGCCTGAAGCGCCTCGGCACCGATTACGTGGACCTTTACCAGATTCACCGCTGGGATTACGACACGCCCATTGAGGAAACCCTGGAAGCCCTGCACGACGTGGTGAAGGCCGGCAAGGCCCGCTACATTGGGGCCAGCAGCATGTATGCCTGGCAGTTTGCGCAGGCCCTGTACCTGGCCGATAAGCACAACTGGACGCGCTTTGTAAGCATGCAGCCGCACTACAACCTGGTGTACCGTGAGGAGGAGCGCGAAATGCTACCTCTCTGCCAGGACCAGAACATCGGCGTGATTCCCTGGTCGCCGCTGGCGCGGGGGCTGCTCACGGGTGGGCGCACCAAGGAGCGCAACGAAACCGAGCGGGCAAAAACCGATGCTTTCGGCAAAAGCCTCTACGGCCGCGACGACGACTTTGCCGTGGCCGACCGCGTGACGGAAATAGCCCAGGAGCGGGGCCTGCCCAACGCCCAGATTGCCCTGGCCTGGATGCTGAGCAAGTCCGTTATTACCGCGCCCATTGTGGGTGCCAGCAAGCCCGGCCACCTGCAGGATGCGGTGGCCGCCGTTTCCGTAACGCTTTCCGAGGAAGAAATTAAGCGTCTGGAAGAGCCTTACCAGCCTCACCCCGTGCTGGGCTTCTCCTAA
- a CDS encoding DUF4136 domain-containing protein, with protein MKMLLIAALLLTAAAGCSPVRVESTTQTPGVDFSAYKTYNFMDVTARNEAAFAGGAVGIEELKRAVGRELERRGYQRADAPDVWVNIGVVTEEKVQTRETNIQFDGPRYIGQRRYRWEKQEVPVGTYQEGTATVDIVDAARNTQVWQGVAASTLSKDPEKLAARIDEGIANMFEKYPVPPRQ; from the coding sequence ATGAAAATGCTTCTTATTGCCGCACTGCTGCTGACAGCGGCGGCCGGCTGCTCGCCCGTTAGGGTAGAGTCCACGACCCAGACGCCCGGCGTCGATTTTTCGGCTTATAAAACCTACAACTTTATGGACGTCACGGCCCGCAACGAAGCTGCTTTTGCCGGTGGGGCCGTGGGCATTGAGGAGCTGAAGCGGGCCGTGGGGCGGGAGTTGGAGCGCCGAGGCTACCAGCGCGCCGATGCGCCGGATGTGTGGGTGAACATTGGGGTAGTAACCGAGGAAAAGGTGCAAACCCGCGAAACCAACATCCAGTTTGATGGGCCGCGCTACATTGGGCAGCGCCGCTACCGCTGGGAAAAACAGGAGGTGCCCGTCGGGACCTACCAGGAGGGAACGGCCACAGTGGATATTGTGGATGCTGCTCGCAACACCCAGGTATGGCAGGGCGTGGCTGCCAGCACCCTTTCCAAAGACCCCGAAAAGCTGGCGGCTCGCATTGATGAGGGCATTGCCAACATGTTCGAGAAGTACCCGGTGCCACCCCGCCAGTAG
- a CDS encoding glycoside hydrolase family 43 protein, which yields MPRYFKPSLALLVPLALGSACQSNSNTAASGENGTATDSTAQASAADSSAGNGKKYLAQPLVKDIYTADPSAHVFNGKIYIYPSHDIETGAPENDNGDHFAMRDYRILSMDSVGGKVTDHGVALDVKDVPWAGRQMWAPDAAFKNGKYYLYFPVKDKQDIFRIGVATSTSPTGPFKAEAKPMAGSLSIDPAVFEDTDGSHYMYVGGIWGGQLQRWRTGKYDGSNPKEQEPGPNEPALGPKMAKMSADMLSFAEPVKEIKILDENGKPLLSGDNKRRFFEGAWMHKYQDKYYLTYSTGDTHLLVYATATSPYGPFTYKGVIMNPVEGWTTHHSIIEKDGKWYIFYHDTQLSGKTWLRNVKVTELKRTPDGGFEIINP from the coding sequence CTGCCCCGCTATTTCAAGCCCTCTTTGGCTCTGCTCGTGCCCCTGGCCCTGGGTAGCGCCTGCCAAAGCAACTCCAACACGGCAGCCTCCGGCGAAAACGGCACGGCCACCGACAGCACCGCCCAGGCCTCGGCGGCCGACAGCTCGGCGGGCAACGGTAAAAAGTACCTCGCCCAGCCGCTGGTGAAGGATATTTACACCGCCGACCCCTCGGCCCACGTTTTCAACGGCAAAATCTACATTTACCCCTCTCACGATATCGAGACGGGAGCCCCGGAAAACGACAACGGCGACCATTTTGCCATGCGCGACTACCGCATTCTGTCCATGGACAGTGTGGGCGGTAAGGTGACTGACCACGGGGTGGCCCTGGACGTGAAGGATGTGCCCTGGGCCGGACGCCAGATGTGGGCGCCCGACGCGGCCTTCAAAAACGGCAAGTACTATCTCTACTTTCCGGTGAAAGACAAGCAGGATATTTTCCGGATTGGGGTAGCCACCAGCACCTCGCCCACCGGCCCTTTCAAGGCCGAAGCCAAGCCCATGGCAGGTAGTCTGAGCATTGACCCGGCCGTGTTTGAGGACACCGATGGCAGCCACTACATGTACGTGGGCGGCATCTGGGGCGGACAGCTGCAGCGCTGGCGCACCGGCAAGTACGACGGCAGCAACCCCAAAGAGCAGGAACCCGGCCCCAACGAGCCGGCCCTGGGACCAAAAATGGCCAAAATGAGCGCCGACATGCTCAGCTTCGCCGAGCCCGTGAAGGAGATAAAAATCCTGGACGAAAACGGCAAGCCCCTGCTTTCCGGCGACAACAAGCGCCGCTTTTTCGAGGGCGCCTGGATGCACAAGTACCAGGACAAATACTACCTCACCTACTCCACCGGCGACACTCACCTGCTGGTGTACGCCACCGCCACTTCGCCTTACGGCCCCTTCACCTACAAAGGCGTTATCATGAACCCCGTGGAAGGCTGGACTACCCACCACTCCATCATCGAGAAGGACGGCAAGTGGTACATTTTCTACCACGACACCCAGCTTTCGGGCAAAACCTGGCTGCGCAACGTGAAAGTAACCGAGCTGAAGCGCACTCCGGACGGCGGTTTCGAAATCATCAATCCGTAA